The following are encoded in a window of Cryobacterium sp. CG_9.6 genomic DNA:
- the ftsW gene encoding putative lipid II flippase FtsW: protein MAAIPRTRAPRPAEATPPSAEPHSIHAMGASARISLGRVFRAESANYFLLLGTTMFLVAFGLVMVLSSSSVDSYLADAGFFGGLIRQGGFALIGVPLMLVASRLPIRFWKRVAWPALLGASFLQGLVVFTPLGYTIAGNTNWLSIGGVQFQPSEGIKMALVVWLGMILEQKKDHLDDWRHVFIPVFGVGGGAVLLVMIGGDLGTVMIMAAILFGALFFAGVRLRLLAIPLVVGAAGAVVLALTSSNRLTRIMSFVNEGCDQLSGPISASCWQPLHGTWALANGGILGVGLGNSKAKWSWLPAADNDYIFAIVGEELGLIGAVVVLCMFILLAFAFLRIMRSSTSVMSRITTASVLVWVIGQAFVNIGVVLGVFPVLGVPLPLISAGGTALLTTLVAIGVVLSFARGQHSGSTAP from the coding sequence ATGGCTGCCATCCCACGCACGCGAGCGCCGCGTCCCGCGGAGGCAACGCCACCTTCGGCTGAACCCCACAGCATCCACGCCATGGGTGCGTCGGCCCGCATCAGTCTGGGCCGGGTCTTCAGGGCTGAATCAGCAAACTATTTCCTTCTGCTGGGTACCACCATGTTTCTGGTGGCCTTCGGTCTGGTCATGGTACTGTCCTCGTCCTCCGTTGATTCGTATCTGGCCGACGCCGGTTTCTTTGGTGGACTCATTCGCCAGGGCGGGTTCGCCCTCATCGGCGTGCCACTCATGCTCGTGGCGAGCCGTCTGCCGATCAGGTTCTGGAAACGTGTGGCCTGGCCCGCGCTTCTGGGAGCATCATTCCTGCAGGGTCTCGTGGTGTTCACGCCCCTCGGCTACACGATCGCCGGCAACACCAACTGGTTGTCGATCGGTGGAGTTCAATTCCAGCCGTCCGAGGGCATCAAGATGGCCCTGGTCGTCTGGCTCGGCATGATTCTCGAGCAGAAGAAGGATCATCTCGACGACTGGCGGCACGTGTTCATCCCGGTCTTCGGCGTGGGTGGCGGCGCTGTGCTGCTCGTCATGATCGGCGGTGACCTCGGTACCGTCATGATCATGGCCGCGATCTTGTTCGGCGCTCTCTTCTTCGCCGGCGTCAGACTGCGACTGCTGGCGATTCCGTTGGTGGTTGGCGCTGCCGGAGCCGTGGTTCTCGCGCTCACGAGCAGCAACCGTCTGACACGCATCATGAGCTTCGTGAACGAGGGGTGTGATCAGCTGAGCGGACCCATCTCTGCCAGCTGCTGGCAGCCGCTGCACGGAACATGGGCTCTCGCCAACGGCGGAATCCTCGGCGTGGGGCTCGGAAATTCCAAGGCCAAATGGTCCTGGCTGCCCGCAGCAGACAACGACTACATCTTCGCCATTGTGGGCGAAGAACTCGGACTCATCGGAGCCGTCGTTGTACTGTGCATGTTCATCCTCTTGGCGTTTGCCTTTCTCCGAATCATGCGCTCCAGTACCAGCGTCATGTCGCGCATCACCACGGCATCCGTTTTGGTATGGGTGATCGGCCAGGCGTTCGTGAACATTGGCGTCGTGCTCGGGGTCTTCCCCGTGCTTGGAGTCCCGCTACCACTCATCTCGGCTGGAGGCACCGCCCTCCTCACCACCCTCGTAGCGATCGGCGTCGTTCTGTCCTTCGCGCGGGGTCAGCACTCAGGGAGTACCGCACCGTGA
- the mraY gene encoding phospho-N-acetylmuramoyl-pentapeptide-transferase: MRALLLAGALSLAFTLFLTPLFIRLFHKLGWGQFIRDDGPKSHHAKRGTATMGGIILILGVVISFFTAKLSQGEPITASPLLVLFMMVGLGLVGFVDDFLKTRNQRSLGLGGWSKIAGQVLVAGVFAWLSLQFPNQNGLTPASTHISFVRDTPLDFMELGAVLGLILFIVWICLIVAATSNSVNVTDGLDGLATGSSILAIGSFIVIGFWQFNQSCFSGGADFSDLYRCYEIRDPLDLAVVSAAIAGGLIGFLWWNTSPAKIFLGDTGSLAIGGALAALAILSRTELLLILIGGLFVIESGSVIVQRAYFKVTHGKRIFLMSPIHHHFELKGWAEVTVVVRFWIIGGLLVAAGVGTFYLEWLSAVPTR, from the coding sequence GTGAGAGCGCTACTGCTGGCCGGTGCGCTGTCGCTCGCCTTCACCCTGTTTCTGACACCACTGTTCATCCGGCTGTTCCACAAGCTCGGCTGGGGACAGTTCATCCGTGACGATGGACCGAAGAGCCACCACGCCAAGCGGGGAACGGCCACCATGGGTGGCATCATCCTGATTCTTGGCGTGGTCATCAGCTTCTTCACCGCCAAGCTCAGCCAGGGTGAACCGATCACGGCGTCTCCGCTTCTGGTGCTGTTCATGATGGTGGGCCTCGGTCTCGTCGGCTTCGTCGACGATTTTCTGAAGACCCGAAATCAGCGCAGCCTCGGACTGGGCGGGTGGTCGAAGATTGCCGGCCAGGTGCTGGTTGCCGGTGTTTTTGCGTGGTTGTCACTGCAGTTCCCGAACCAGAACGGACTGACTCCCGCGTCGACGCACATCTCCTTCGTGCGCGATACTCCGCTGGACTTCATGGAGCTTGGCGCGGTTCTCGGCCTCATCCTCTTCATCGTCTGGATCTGCCTCATTGTCGCGGCAACCTCCAACAGCGTCAACGTTACGGACGGCCTGGACGGCCTGGCGACCGGATCATCTATCCTCGCAATCGGGTCGTTCATCGTGATCGGGTTCTGGCAGTTCAACCAGTCGTGCTTCAGCGGTGGCGCAGACTTCTCCGACCTCTATCGGTGCTATGAGATTCGTGACCCGCTCGACCTCGCCGTCGTGTCGGCCGCCATCGCGGGTGGATTGATCGGTTTCCTTTGGTGGAATACCTCACCCGCCAAGATCTTCCTGGGTGATACCGGCTCGCTCGCAATTGGTGGTGCCCTGGCGGCGCTGGCGATCCTCAGCCGAACGGAACTGCTTCTGATTCTGATCGGTGGGCTCTTTGTGATCGAGTCCGGTTCCGTCATCGTGCAGCGGGCGTACTTCAAAGTCACGCACGGTAAGCGCATCTTCCTGATGAGCCCCATTCACCACCACTTCGAGCTCAAGGGCTGGGCCGAAGTCACCGTCGTTGTGCGATTCTGGATCATCGGTGGCCTGCTGGTGGCCGCCGGCGTTGGCACGTTCTACCTTGAGTGGCTGTCGGCGGTTCCCACACGATGA
- the ftsZ gene encoding cell division protein FtsZ — translation MSNNQNYLAVIKVVGIGGGGVNAVNRMIELGLRGVEFIAINTDAQALLMSDADVKLDVGRDLTRGLGAGADPEVGRRAAEDHAEEIEEALAGADMVFVTAGEGGGTGTGGAPVVARIAKSIGALTIGVVTKPFGFEGKRRQAQAETGVASLKNEVDTLIVVPNDRLLEISDRGISMLEAFATADQVLLAGVQGITDLITTPGLINLDFADVKSVMQGAGSALMGIGSARGADRAIKAAELAVASPLLEASIDGAHGVLLSIQGGSNLGIFEINDAARLVQEAVHPEANIIFGAVIDDTLGDEVRVTVIAAGFDGGEPGAKAVEVRRADLVAAGVAAGAGTASTGKADTASVAAPDATSSLWSADSSTGAAAAADPAFEEESDDLDIPDFLK, via the coding sequence GTGTCAAACAACCAGAATTATCTAGCGGTCATCAAGGTCGTCGGAATCGGCGGTGGCGGAGTGAACGCCGTCAACCGCATGATCGAGCTCGGTCTCCGCGGAGTCGAGTTCATCGCGATCAATACGGATGCCCAGGCGCTTCTGATGAGTGACGCCGACGTGAAACTGGACGTCGGTCGTGACCTCACCCGCGGCCTCGGTGCCGGTGCGGATCCCGAGGTAGGCCGTCGTGCCGCCGAGGACCACGCCGAAGAGATCGAAGAGGCGTTGGCTGGTGCCGACATGGTCTTCGTCACCGCCGGTGAAGGTGGTGGAACCGGTACGGGTGGTGCACCCGTTGTTGCCCGCATCGCCAAGTCCATCGGTGCGCTCACCATCGGTGTGGTCACCAAGCCGTTCGGATTTGAAGGTAAGCGCCGTCAGGCGCAGGCCGAGACCGGCGTCGCCTCGCTCAAGAACGAGGTCGACACCCTCATCGTTGTGCCGAACGACCGGCTGCTGGAGATCAGCGACCGCGGAATCAGCATGCTCGAGGCCTTCGCCACGGCTGATCAGGTTCTGCTGGCCGGTGTGCAGGGCATCACCGATCTCATTACGACCCCGGGTCTGATCAACCTCGACTTCGCCGACGTGAAGTCGGTCATGCAGGGCGCCGGCTCAGCTCTCATGGGTATCGGTTCCGCCCGCGGGGCCGACCGCGCCATCAAGGCCGCGGAACTCGCTGTCGCCTCCCCGCTTCTCGAGGCCAGCATCGATGGTGCCCACGGCGTGCTGCTCTCGATTCAGGGTGGTTCTAACCTCGGAATCTTCGAGATCAACGACGCTGCACGTCTCGTGCAGGAGGCCGTGCACCCGGAGGCCAACATCATCTTCGGTGCGGTCATCGATGACACCCTCGGCGACGAGGTGCGCGTTACCGTGATCGCCGCTGGCTTCGATGGTGGAGAGCCGGGTGCCAAGGCCGTCGAGGTTCGCCGAGCTGACCTGGTGGCAGCGGGAGTCGCTGCCGGCGCCGGAACGGCCAGCACCGGAAAAGCGGATACGGCTTCAGTGGCTGCGCCAGACGCGACCTCGTCTCTCTGGTCTGCTGACTCGTCAACCGGTGCTGCAGCGGCAGCCGACCCGGCATTCGAAGAAGAATCTGATGATCTGGACATCCCCGATTTCCTCAAGTAA
- the murC gene encoding UDP-N-acetylmuramate--L-alanine ligase — MIKPDLTLTIGDDLGAVHFVGIGGSGMSGIARLFLGKGYTVTGSDVRESDNITALRELGAHIMIGHDAANVGDADTLVVTGALWQDNPEYVLANERGIPVLHRAQALAWLIQHQRLVAVAGAHGKTTSTGMIVTGLLGLGHDPSFVNGGVIESLGVSSAGGTEDLFVVEADESDGSFLLYNTNIALITNVDPDHLDHYGSLEAFEAAFVTFAHTASELVVISSDDAGAVRVTASLTAERVITFGEAPEADVRVHSIVTDGPVRFSVSWKGADYDATLRIPGKHNAINAAGAFAVLVGLGLDPAASLAAISDFGGTQRRFELHGTVGGVSVYDDYAHHPTEVAAALSAARTVVGSGRIIAVHQPHLYSRTRIFAQEFADALENNADQTIVLGVYGAREDPEPGVTGAIVADRFVDPSHVAYVPDWQEAADYVAGIARDGDFVVTLGCGDVYRIVPQLLASLQVTRP, encoded by the coding sequence GTGATCAAGCCCGACCTCACCCTGACCATCGGAGACGACCTCGGCGCCGTGCATTTTGTGGGCATCGGCGGTTCCGGAATGAGCGGAATCGCGCGGCTGTTCCTGGGCAAGGGGTACACGGTCACGGGCTCTGACGTGCGCGAGTCCGATAACATCACCGCTCTCCGTGAGCTGGGCGCCCACATCATGATTGGACACGACGCGGCCAACGTGGGGGATGCCGACACGCTCGTGGTGACCGGCGCGCTGTGGCAGGACAACCCGGAGTACGTGCTCGCAAACGAACGGGGTATTCCCGTCCTGCACCGCGCTCAGGCGCTGGCCTGGCTTATTCAGCATCAGCGTCTTGTCGCGGTAGCAGGCGCGCACGGCAAGACAACGTCCACCGGCATGATCGTTACCGGACTACTCGGTTTGGGGCACGACCCCAGCTTCGTCAACGGCGGAGTCATTGAATCTCTCGGTGTCAGCTCGGCTGGTGGCACCGAAGACCTCTTTGTCGTCGAGGCGGATGAATCCGATGGGTCGTTCCTGCTCTACAACACCAACATTGCCCTGATCACCAACGTGGACCCCGATCATCTTGACCATTACGGCTCGCTCGAGGCCTTCGAGGCCGCGTTCGTGACGTTCGCCCACACCGCGAGCGAACTCGTTGTGATCTCGTCCGACGATGCGGGCGCCGTGCGGGTCACTGCCAGCCTGACGGCCGAGCGCGTGATCACTTTTGGTGAGGCACCCGAGGCCGACGTGCGGGTGCACTCCATCGTGACCGACGGTCCGGTACGCTTCAGCGTCAGTTGGAAGGGTGCCGACTACGACGCCACCCTGCGTATCCCCGGCAAGCACAACGCAATCAACGCGGCCGGAGCGTTTGCTGTTCTCGTGGGTCTCGGTTTGGATCCGGCCGCCTCGCTGGCCGCCATTTCCGACTTTGGGGGAACGCAGCGCCGATTCGAACTGCACGGCACGGTTGGCGGCGTCAGCGTGTATGACGATTACGCGCACCATCCCACCGAGGTTGCCGCCGCGCTGTCTGCGGCTCGCACGGTGGTGGGATCCGGACGCATCATCGCGGTGCATCAGCCGCACCTGTATAGCCGCACTCGTATCTTCGCTCAGGAATTCGCGGACGCTCTCGAGAACAACGCGGATCAGACCATTGTTCTGGGCGTCTACGGTGCCCGCGAAGATCCCGAACCCGGCGTGACGGGTGCCATCGTGGCCGACCGTTTCGTGGACCCGTCCCATGTGGCGTACGTGCCGGACTGGCAGGAAGCCGCTGACTACGTGGCCGGCATCGCCCGGGACGGCGACTTTGTGGTCACCCTGGGCTGCGGGGACGTGTATCGCATTGTTCCCCAGCTCCTCGCTTCCCTTCAGGTGACCCGCCCATGA
- the murD gene encoding UDP-N-acetylmuramoyl-L-alanine--D-glutamate ligase: MSDTDLPGTPVSRLDGLTSWHADWSHLRVAVLGLGVTGFAAADTLIELGADVLVVASGAANERAQLLNVIGATLVQSDLSIVPPELQAHQPDLMIVSPGFHPDHLLLTWARAQGIAVWGDIELAWRLRDKVGTPAEWLLVTGTNGKTTTVQLTATMLAAAGHRVAPCGNIGVPVLDAIRDPQGWDVLVVELSSYQLHHLPRTGPGALAPWSSLCLNIADDHLDWHGSAEAYREAKATVYFNTGVACVYNKADAATLRMVENADVQEGARAIGFGLGVPGPSELGIVEGILCDRAFLDDRFERALELTTITELADAGLGAPHVVADVLAASALARSFGVEPETVRAALASFRLDAHRIEVVAVRDGISWVDDSKATNPHAADASLASFDSVVWLVGGLLKGVTVDELVQKHAPRLRGAVILGIDRRAVREAFARHAPLVPVFEVDTDDTEQVMPSAVRLAATVAQHGDVVLLAPAAASMDQFDSYAERGAQFNQAVQQFLER; this comes from the coding sequence ATGAGTGACACCGACCTTCCCGGCACCCCCGTGAGTCGGCTCGATGGCCTAACCAGCTGGCACGCCGACTGGTCCCATCTGCGTGTGGCCGTGCTCGGACTGGGCGTGACCGGATTTGCCGCGGCAGACACCCTTATCGAACTGGGAGCAGATGTACTCGTTGTGGCGTCCGGCGCCGCGAATGAGCGCGCCCAGCTTCTCAACGTGATCGGCGCTACCCTCGTGCAATCCGATCTCAGCATCGTTCCCCCTGAGCTTCAGGCACACCAGCCAGATCTGATGATCGTCTCACCGGGATTTCACCCGGACCACCTGCTGCTCACCTGGGCCCGGGCTCAGGGGATTGCCGTGTGGGGCGATATTGAGCTTGCGTGGCGTTTGCGCGACAAGGTGGGCACTCCCGCCGAGTGGTTGCTCGTAACCGGCACGAACGGCAAGACCACGACCGTGCAACTCACCGCCACAATGCTTGCTGCTGCGGGACACCGAGTGGCTCCGTGTGGCAACATCGGTGTGCCCGTGCTCGATGCCATTCGGGACCCGCAGGGGTGGGACGTGCTCGTCGTTGAGCTCTCGAGCTACCAGCTTCACCACCTGCCACGTACCGGTCCCGGCGCCCTGGCACCCTGGTCCAGTCTCTGTCTCAACATCGCTGACGACCACCTGGACTGGCACGGCTCGGCCGAGGCCTACCGTGAAGCCAAGGCAACCGTGTATTTCAACACCGGTGTCGCCTGCGTGTATAACAAAGCGGATGCCGCAACCCTCCGCATGGTGGAGAACGCCGACGTTCAGGAGGGCGCACGCGCCATCGGCTTCGGTCTCGGCGTGCCCGGTCCCAGCGAGCTCGGCATCGTGGAGGGAATCCTCTGCGATCGGGCGTTCCTCGACGATCGCTTCGAACGGGCGCTCGAGTTGACGACCATCACCGAACTGGCCGATGCTGGGCTCGGCGCGCCGCACGTGGTTGCCGATGTACTGGCCGCGAGTGCCCTGGCGCGCTCGTTCGGGGTCGAACCCGAAACGGTGCGAGCTGCCCTGGCTTCGTTCCGACTGGATGCCCACCGCATCGAGGTGGTGGCCGTTCGCGACGGGATCTCCTGGGTCGACGATTCCAAGGCCACAAACCCGCATGCGGCCGACGCGTCCCTCGCCTCGTTTGACTCCGTCGTCTGGCTCGTCGGCGGTCTGCTCAAAGGCGTGACCGTTGACGAGCTCGTGCAGAAGCACGCCCCCCGTCTGCGGGGAGCCGTGATTCTTGGAATTGATCGTCGAGCGGTGCGCGAGGCTTTTGCGCGACACGCGCCGCTGGTCCCCGTTTTCGAGGTGGACACAGACGACACTGAACAGGTCATGCCGAGTGCGGTCCGGCTCGCTGCGACCGTTGCCCAGCACGGTGACGTGGTTCTGCTCGCTCCGGCAGCCGCATCCATGGATCAATTCGACAGCTACGCCGAGCGCGGCGCCCAATTCAACCAGGCCGTACAGCAATTTCTTGAGAGGTGA
- a CDS encoding FtsQ-type POTRA domain-containing protein translates to MKRPGGFDRPSTPSTPSSKKATGPAGRTVGTSAPQDARTEPITVPADALAPVSRIRSLTGSSVEKSGVAVAGAVLRGARRARKRFERAEVRRFTWRSRRRRTAWLVALGSIVLLLGGVIAAAYSPLMALRTIDVVGANRVAADRVVDALGEQLGTPLPLIDFTRVKSELATFTLIESYVTESRPPGTLVVRIVEREPIGVIPSSSGFDLVDAAGVRIESSAERPAGFPQIDAPDGVGSAGFLAAGEVIHALPDSIRGELDSVAAVTTDDVTLTLTGGARVAWGSAEQSELKAVVLGALMVGHPVGSVNEYDVSSPNSAVIR, encoded by the coding sequence ATGAAACGACCCGGCGGCTTTGATCGACCGTCCACGCCGTCCACGCCGTCCTCGAAGAAAGCGACCGGTCCCGCCGGCCGCACAGTTGGCACCTCCGCGCCTCAGGATGCGCGGACGGAACCCATCACGGTACCGGCGGATGCGCTCGCTCCCGTGTCACGCATCCGCTCACTCACCGGCTCCTCGGTGGAAAAATCGGGGGTGGCCGTGGCAGGGGCCGTCCTTCGAGGTGCTCGTCGCGCCAGAAAGCGCTTCGAGCGCGCCGAGGTGCGCCGCTTCACCTGGCGGTCTCGGCGGCGGCGCACGGCGTGGCTCGTGGCGCTCGGTTCGATTGTGCTGCTGCTTGGCGGTGTGATTGCCGCCGCGTACTCTCCGCTCATGGCCCTTCGAACGATTGACGTGGTGGGAGCGAACCGGGTTGCGGCCGATCGGGTTGTCGACGCGCTGGGGGAGCAGCTGGGAACACCACTGCCGCTCATCGACTTCACGAGGGTGAAGTCAGAACTTGCCACGTTCACGTTGATCGAGAGTTACGTCACCGAGAGTCGCCCGCCGGGGACCCTCGTGGTGCGCATTGTGGAACGGGAACCGATCGGGGTCATCCCGAGTAGCAGTGGTTTCGATCTGGTGGATGCCGCCGGCGTGCGCATCGAATCGTCGGCGGAGCGTCCGGCGGGATTCCCACAAATCGACGCACCGGACGGTGTGGGGAGTGCGGGATTTCTGGCCGCCGGCGAGGTGATCCATGCCCTGCCGGACAGCATCCGGGGCGAACTGGACTCCGTTGCCGCCGTGACGACCGACGATGTCACGCTCACGCTCACGGGGGGAGCACGGGTGGCGTGGGGGAGCGCGGAGCAATCTGAGCTCAAGGCTGTTGTCCTGGGAGCACTCATGGTGGGTCATCCCGTCGGAAGCGTGAACGAGTACGACGTCTCATCACCCAACAGCGCCGTGATTCGATGA
- the murF gene encoding UDP-N-acetylmuramoyl-tripeptide--D-alanyl-D-alanine ligase yields MIALSLRDIADSVDGVLHLASTDDDPERMLSGSVQTDSREVTPGSIFVAKPGDVTDGHLFAPSAVEQGAELLVVERVLDLPVAQIVVPDVIVALGALASTVVARVRAEGRLKVVGVTGSNGKTTTKNLLREILGRVGPTVAPRGSFNNQVGAPMTMLEVTTDTRFLVVEMGASSVGAIARLVALVRPDIGIVLCVGLAHVGEFGDLDATVRAKSEMVTELLPTDVTVLNADDPRVSQMSERTRARVVYFGEYGQAMVRASNVRATRSGTTFVLHLTSGESSPVTFRVLGEHHVMNALAAASAAEVLGVDLATIVAGLESVQRAERWRMEVLGGRDNVTVINDAYNASPDSMTAALKTLAQIAEPGGRTIAVLGEMAELGDLAGEEHDRVGLLAVRLNISQVIVVGRAARRMHISTINEGSWDGESAYVDTADEAFDLLRTLVQSGDTVLVKSSNSAGLRFLGDRLGDLFS; encoded by the coding sequence ATGATTGCCCTGTCGCTCCGTGACATTGCGGACAGTGTTGACGGTGTGCTTCACCTGGCCTCGACCGACGATGACCCTGAGCGGATGCTGTCGGGAAGCGTGCAGACGGACTCTCGTGAGGTGACGCCGGGGTCGATTTTTGTCGCCAAGCCCGGCGACGTGACCGATGGTCATCTCTTTGCTCCCAGTGCAGTAGAGCAGGGTGCCGAGCTGCTTGTGGTTGAACGCGTGCTCGACCTTCCCGTGGCGCAAATCGTTGTTCCCGACGTGATCGTGGCTCTGGGAGCCCTCGCATCGACCGTCGTGGCGCGTGTTCGCGCCGAGGGTCGTCTGAAAGTTGTGGGTGTCACCGGGTCTAACGGCAAGACCACGACCAAGAACCTGCTCCGCGAGATCCTGGGTCGTGTCGGTCCCACCGTCGCCCCGCGCGGATCCTTCAACAACCAGGTGGGCGCGCCCATGACCATGCTCGAGGTCACCACCGACACGCGCTTTCTCGTCGTCGAGATGGGTGCTAGCTCGGTCGGCGCCATTGCCCGTCTGGTGGCGCTCGTTCGTCCCGACATCGGCATCGTGCTCTGCGTCGGCCTTGCCCACGTGGGCGAATTCGGTGACCTGGACGCCACGGTTCGCGCCAAGTCCGAAATGGTGACCGAGCTGTTGCCAACGGACGTCACCGTGCTGAACGCCGACGACCCGCGGGTGTCCCAGATGAGCGAGCGCACCAGGGCCCGCGTGGTGTACTTCGGCGAGTACGGTCAGGCGATGGTTCGCGCCAGCAACGTGCGCGCCACCCGCTCCGGCACCACGTTTGTGCTGCACCTGACATCGGGTGAATCGAGCCCTGTTACCTTCCGCGTACTCGGCGAACACCACGTTATGAACGCCCTTGCCGCTGCTTCCGCCGCCGAGGTGCTCGGGGTAGACCTCGCCACCATCGTTGCCGGGCTCGAATCTGTTCAGCGGGCCGAGAGATGGCGGATGGAGGTGCTTGGTGGTCGCGACAATGTCACCGTCATCAATGACGCGTACAACGCAAGCCCCGACTCCATGACGGCAGCGCTGAAAACCTTGGCCCAGATCGCCGAACCGGGTGGCCGCACCATAGCGGTCCTCGGTGAGATGGCCGAACTCGGTGACCTGGCCGGGGAGGAGCATGACCGGGTGGGTCTGCTGGCTGTTCGCCTCAATATTTCGCAGGTCATCGTTGTGGGTCGCGCCGCGAGGCGCATGCACATCAGCACCATCAATGAGGGTTCCTGGGACGGCGAGTCCGCCTACGTTGACACAGCGGATGAAGCGTTCGATCTGCTCCGCACCCTGGTGCAATCCGGCGACACCGTACTGGTGAAGTCATCAAATTCCGCGGGACTGCGTTTCCTGGGTGACCGATTGGGAGATCTTTTCTCGTGA
- a CDS encoding UDP-N-acetylglucosamine--N-acetylmuramyl-(pentapeptide) pyrophosphoryl-undecaprenol N-acetylglucosamine transferase: MTTYLLAGGGTAGHVNPLLAIADSLRSQDPDAVIIALGTSEGLEARLVPARGYELALVPRVPFPRRPNRQALSFPGRFHRAVSGVADLIRSRGVDVVVGFGGFVSTPAYLAARRMRVPIVIHEANAKPGLANKLGARFTKQVGVAFAGTPIRHAQFVGMPLRPEIERLDRAAVKPTAEDYFGLDHARKTLVVTGGSLGARRLNNTIAESAPVLIAAGWQVLHIQGERGEVTDPQLEHYRLIDYCDRMDLALAIADFAVTRAGAATLSELCALGIPAVYVPYPVGNGEQRFNAADAVAAGGGVLVDDADFLPDWVRTRLVPLLADTARVNAMGAAAASVGIRDGSARMLKLIAAAL; this comes from the coding sequence GTGACCACCTATCTTCTGGCCGGCGGAGGAACCGCCGGCCACGTTAATCCGCTGCTCGCCATTGCGGATTCCCTGCGTTCCCAGGACCCTGATGCCGTCATCATTGCGCTCGGAACGAGTGAGGGGCTGGAAGCCAGACTCGTCCCGGCGCGCGGATACGAACTGGCCCTGGTGCCTCGTGTGCCTTTTCCGCGCCGTCCCAACCGGCAGGCTCTGAGCTTTCCGGGCCGATTCCACCGTGCCGTTTCGGGTGTTGCGGATCTGATCCGTTCCCGAGGTGTCGACGTCGTGGTGGGCTTCGGAGGTTTTGTCTCGACCCCGGCCTACCTGGCTGCCCGGCGGATGCGTGTGCCGATCGTCATTCATGAGGCCAACGCCAAACCGGGGCTGGCCAACAAACTCGGTGCTCGGTTCACGAAGCAGGTGGGCGTTGCCTTCGCGGGTACGCCCATTCGGCACGCCCAGTTTGTGGGTATGCCGCTGCGACCCGAAATTGAACGGCTTGACCGGGCCGCCGTGAAACCGACCGCAGAAGATTACTTCGGCCTGGACCACGCCCGCAAGACTCTGGTGGTGACCGGGGGATCTCTTGGAGCCCGCCGTCTCAACAACACGATTGCCGAGAGCGCACCCGTACTGATCGCAGCCGGTTGGCAGGTGCTGCACATTCAGGGCGAACGCGGTGAGGTGACCGACCCACAGCTGGAGCATTATCGACTGATCGACTACTGCGACCGCATGGACCTCGCTTTGGCGATCGCGGATTTCGCCGTGACCCGGGCCGGGGCGGCGACCCTCAGTGAGCTCTGCGCCCTCGGCATTCCTGCCGTTTACGTGCCCTACCCGGTGGGCAACGGCGAGCAACGCTTCAACGCGGCCGACGCGGTGGCGGCCGGGGGCGGGGTGCTCGTCGATGACGCCGATTTTCTCCCGGACTGGGTGCGTACCCGGTTAGTGCCGCTGCTGGCCGACACGGCGCGGGTGAACGCTATGGGCGCTGCCGCGGCATCCGTGGGAATACGTGATGGGTCCGCGCGCATGCTCAAACTCATTGCCGCGGCCCTCTGA